The following are encoded together in the Halomonas halophila genome:
- the fliR gene encoding flagellar biosynthetic protein FliR, with translation MVEITFDQLHGWLVAFLWPFCRITGLMLTSPIWGHSAMPRQGKIALAMALTVVMAPVLPAMPEVPLFSWAGLGIIVEQLLVGAAMGMVMRVTLVVVQATGEFIGLKMGLAFATFFDPASGTNMMVLSRFLYMITLLMFLAFNGHLMVLELLASSFETLPIGLGRYDPAAFEMLVRYGGTIFSSGMLLAMPLIASLMIVSLGLGILNRSAPQLTVFSIGFPASLTMGVVLLMVLMTDLDRFLERLFRQGLTFLGEFLDVLSPLAN, from the coding sequence ATGGTCGAGATCACGTTCGACCAGCTGCACGGCTGGCTGGTCGCCTTCCTGTGGCCCTTCTGCCGCATCACCGGGCTGATGCTGACTTCGCCGATCTGGGGCCACTCCGCCATGCCGCGCCAGGGCAAGATCGCCCTTGCCATGGCGCTGACCGTGGTGATGGCGCCGGTGCTGCCGGCGATGCCGGAGGTGCCGCTGTTCTCATGGGCCGGGCTCGGCATCATCGTCGAACAGCTGCTGGTCGGCGCCGCCATGGGCATGGTGATGCGCGTGACCCTGGTGGTGGTGCAGGCCACCGGCGAGTTCATCGGCCTCAAGATGGGCCTGGCCTTCGCCACCTTCTTCGACCCGGCGAGCGGCACCAACATGATGGTGCTGTCACGCTTTCTCTACATGATCACGCTGCTGATGTTCCTGGCCTTCAACGGCCACCTGATGGTGCTCGAGCTGCTGGCCTCGAGCTTCGAGACCCTGCCCATCGGCCTGGGGCGCTACGACCCTGCCGCCTTCGAGATGCTGGTCCGCTATGGCGGCACCATCTTCTCCTCCGGCATGCTGCTGGCCATGCCGCTGATCGCATCGCTGATGATCGTCAGCCTGGGGCTTGGCATCCTCAACCGCTCGGCGCCCCAGCTCACCGTGTTCAGCATCGGCTTCCCGGCCTCGCTGACCATGGGCGTGGTGCTGCTGATGGTGCTGATGACCGACCTGGACCGCTTCCTCGAACGCCTTTTCCGTCAGGGCCTCACCTTCCTCGGGGAATTCCTCGACGTCCTGTCACCGCTGGCCAACTGA
- a CDS encoding flagellar hook-length control protein FliK yields MDIQQLLTAPSGQTAKGSASGHAAGLTGGDFAKALASLSPQAGTQPAPASGAESSPLAARLPQETAAADGVTLPERLQHLLASAAEGDDVKKELETLLVSAGDGAEASASLRQALASLANDDGLPEKLQTLLASVADGQDPAIALQEWKAAADASEETVPPELAAALQTLMTQLTPGQSAGQARATPATTPQAPANGAPSPLPGLAAPSTNPLLEATQPRADAAPNAATSAALAAAEAVRQAAGGAPATPATTSSQAMIEALAARQQSPGGNAQEAPLLAGGSVPGGQGTLPLTPSTSPGSLAATAQQASLSAPVGSQSWPRQLGQQLLQFARQGGEQRIEMRLHPAELGPLSVTLKVGDQGAQAHFLSAHGQVRHALEQAIPQLREALAEQGISLGETSVGEQRQGGTEGEGRRFADAAAGTSGGESDSSAETVTPAAAPGSMILDGRVDLYA; encoded by the coding sequence ATGGACATTCAGCAGTTGCTCACCGCCCCCTCGGGCCAGACCGCGAAGGGCAGCGCCTCGGGCCATGCCGCCGGCCTGACCGGCGGCGACTTCGCCAAGGCGCTGGCCTCGCTGTCACCCCAGGCCGGCACCCAACCCGCTCCGGCCAGCGGGGCGGAGTCGTCACCGCTGGCCGCTCGACTGCCGCAGGAGACGGCCGCTGCCGACGGCGTGACCCTGCCCGAGCGCCTCCAGCATCTGCTGGCTTCCGCCGCCGAGGGTGACGACGTCAAAAAGGAACTGGAAACGCTGCTGGTCTCGGCAGGAGATGGCGCAGAGGCCTCGGCGTCGCTGCGTCAGGCCCTGGCCTCGCTCGCCAATGACGACGGTCTTCCCGAGAAACTGCAGACCCTGCTGGCCTCCGTGGCCGACGGCCAGGACCCCGCCATCGCGCTCCAGGAATGGAAGGCCGCCGCGGACGCATCCGAGGAGACTGTGCCCCCCGAGCTCGCCGCCGCCCTGCAGACGCTGATGACCCAGCTCACCCCGGGACAGAGCGCGGGCCAGGCCCGGGCGACGCCCGCCACGACTCCCCAGGCCCCGGCCAACGGTGCCCCGTCGCCTCTGCCCGGCCTCGCGGCCCCATCGACCAACCCCCTGCTCGAGGCCACCCAGCCCCGTGCCGACGCCGCCCCCAACGCGGCAACCTCGGCCGCGCTGGCCGCCGCCGAGGCGGTACGCCAGGCCGCCGGTGGCGCGCCGGCCACCCCCGCCACCACCTCGTCGCAGGCCATGATCGAGGCCCTGGCCGCCCGCCAGCAGAGCCCGGGTGGTAACGCTCAGGAGGCACCGCTGCTCGCGGGCGGTTCCGTTCCCGGCGGCCAAGGCACCCTGCCGCTGACGCCCTCGACGAGTCCCGGCAGTCTCGCCGCCACGGCCCAGCAGGCCAGCCTGAGCGCGCCGGTCGGCAGCCAGTCCTGGCCCCGCCAGCTCGGCCAGCAGCTGCTCCAGTTCGCCCGTCAGGGCGGCGAGCAGCGCATCGAGATGAGGCTGCACCCGGCCGAGCTGGGCCCGCTGTCGGTGACGCTCAAGGTCGGCGATCAGGGCGCCCAGGCGCACTTCCTGTCGGCCCACGGCCAGGTGCGCCATGCCCTCGAGCAGGCGATTCCGCAGCTGCGTGAGGCGCTGGCCGAACAGGGCATCTCCCTGGGCGAGACCTCGGTGGGCGAGCAGCGCCAGGGCGGCACCGAAGGAGAAGGCCGCCGATTCGCCGACGCGGCCGCCGGCACGAGCGGAGGCGAGAGCGACTCATCCGCAGAGACCGTCACGCCCGCGGCGGCTCCCGGCAGCATGATCCTGGACGGCCGCGTCGATCTCTACGCCTGA
- the fliP gene encoding flagellar type III secretion system pore protein FliP (The bacterial flagellar biogenesis protein FliP forms a type III secretion system (T3SS)-type pore required for flagellar assembly.), with protein MNRFATRHARWWLLALLLVPGLALAQQIPGLISQPMEDGGQRWSLSLQTLLLLSSLAFLPAAVLMMTSFTRIIIVLGLLRTAMGTQATPPNQILLGLALFLTFFIMAPVFGEVYDQAWVPLSNGSIAFPEFLTQAQGPFREFMMAQTREPDLALFARLADVGQMQGPEDVPLRVLVPSFVTSELKTAFQIGFTIFIPFLIIDLVVASTLMGLGMMMVPPVTISLPFKLMLFVLVDGWQLIIGSLAESFYV; from the coding sequence ATGAACCGTTTCGCCACGCGTCACGCCCGCTGGTGGCTGCTGGCCCTGCTGCTGGTGCCGGGTCTGGCCCTGGCCCAGCAGATCCCCGGGCTGATCAGCCAGCCGATGGAGGACGGCGGCCAGCGCTGGTCGCTGTCGCTGCAGACGCTGCTGTTGCTCAGCTCGCTGGCCTTCCTGCCGGCGGCGGTGCTGATGATGACCAGCTTCACCCGCATCATCATCGTGCTGGGCCTGCTGCGCACCGCCATGGGCACCCAGGCCACGCCGCCCAACCAGATCCTGCTGGGCCTGGCGCTGTTCCTGACCTTCTTCATCATGGCCCCGGTGTTCGGCGAGGTGTACGACCAGGCCTGGGTGCCGCTGTCCAACGGCAGCATCGCCTTTCCCGAATTCCTGACCCAGGCCCAGGGCCCGTTCCGCGAGTTCATGATGGCCCAGACCCGCGAGCCGGACCTGGCGCTGTTCGCGCGCCTGGCCGACGTCGGGCAGATGCAGGGCCCGGAGGACGTGCCGCTGCGCGTACTGGTGCCGTCCTTCGTGACCAGCGAGCTGAAGACGGCCTTCCAGATCGGCTTCACCATCTTCATCCCCTTCCTGATCATCGACCTGGTGGTGGCCAGCACGCTGATGGGCCTGGGCATGATGATGGTGCCGCCGGTGACCATCTCGCTGCCCTTCAAGCTGATGCTGTTCGTGCTGGTCGACGGCTGGCAGCTGATCATAGGCTCGCTGGCGGAAAGCTTCTACGTGTGA
- the fliM gene encoding flagellar motor switch protein FliM → MSQEDLLSQDEIDALLKGVSGDDEPAEGQDGQPQVRPFDPANQHRIIRERLHALDMINERFARYFRMGLFNLIRRSADITVDSVKYQSYSDFSRNVPVPTNINMIAMKPLKGSALIVFPPNLVFMVVDNLFGGDGRFLTKSEGREFTNTEQRIIQRMLQLAIEAYGDSWKSVYPLDISFLRSEMQSKFANITNSPNEIVVNTSFNLEVGNLASSFQICMPYSMIEPLRDLLTNPVNEGHQDQDGSWSKRMAGELRQSEIELVANFADIPSRISQVLALKAGDVLPLELPETVTASVDGVPVMECEYGSQHEQRALRVRRLFDHAAGHAPSSAFVKGAQPTSKEAKHD, encoded by the coding sequence ATGTCTCAAGAAGATCTGCTCTCCCAGGACGAGATCGACGCCCTGCTCAAGGGCGTCAGCGGGGACGACGAGCCCGCGGAGGGCCAGGACGGCCAGCCGCAGGTCCGCCCCTTCGATCCGGCCAACCAGCACCGCATCATCCGCGAACGCCTGCATGCCCTGGACATGATCAACGAGCGCTTCGCCCGCTACTTCCGCATGGGCCTGTTCAACCTGATCCGGCGCAGCGCCGACATCACCGTGGATTCGGTGAAGTACCAGAGCTACAGCGACTTCTCGCGCAACGTGCCGGTGCCCACCAACATCAACATGATCGCCATGAAGCCACTCAAGGGCTCGGCGCTGATCGTGTTTCCGCCGAACCTGGTATTCATGGTGGTGGACAACCTGTTCGGCGGCGATGGCCGTTTCCTCACCAAGTCCGAGGGGCGCGAGTTCACCAACACCGAACAGCGCATCATCCAGCGCATGCTGCAGCTGGCCATCGAGGCCTACGGCGACTCCTGGAAGTCGGTCTATCCGCTGGACATCAGCTTCCTGCGCAGCGAGATGCAGTCGAAGTTCGCCAACATCACCAATTCGCCCAACGAGATCGTGGTCAACACCAGCTTCAATCTCGAGGTGGGCAACCTGGCCAGCAGCTTCCAGATCTGCATGCCCTACTCGATGATCGAACCGCTGCGCGACCTGCTGACCAACCCGGTCAACGAGGGCCATCAGGATCAGGACGGCAGCTGGTCGAAGCGCATGGCCGGCGAGCTGCGCCAGTCCGAGATCGAGCTGGTGGCCAACTTCGCCGACATCCCCTCACGCATCTCCCAGGTGCTGGCCCTCAAGGCCGGCGACGTGCTGCCGCTGGAACTGCCCGAGACCGTGACCGCCAGCGTGGACGGCGTGCCGGTGATGGAATGCGAATACGGCAGCCAGCACGAGCAACGTGCCCTGCGGGTGCGTCGACTGTTCGATCACGCGGCGGGCCACGCGCCGTCCAGCGCCTTCGTCAAGGGGGCTCAGCCGACATCCAAGGAAGCCAAGCATGACTGA
- the fliQ gene encoding flagellar biosynthesis protein FliQ, with protein sequence MTPETVMTIAYQGMRVTLLLAGPLLLTALFTGLLVSLFQAATQINEMTLSFIPKILAVFAVLVLAGPWLLSLITTFTRELFDNIPNMVM encoded by the coding sequence ATGACCCCCGAGACGGTAATGACCATCGCCTACCAGGGCATGCGCGTGACCCTGCTGCTGGCGGGCCCGCTGCTGCTCACCGCCCTGTTCACCGGCCTGCTGGTCAGCCTGTTCCAGGCCGCCACCCAGATCAACGAGATGACCCTGTCGTTCATCCCCAAGATCCTGGCGGTGTTCGCGGTGCTGGTCCTCGCCGGCCCCTGGCTGCTGAGCCTGATCACCACCTTCACCCGCGAGCTGTTCGACAATATCCCCAACATGGTGATGTAG
- the fliL gene encoding flagellar basal body-associated protein FliL: protein MATSSGGSRKLLWLLVVLVVIASSAAATALFMVMSGDGDDGKAMAQEPETIEHKAPIFVEIEPFTVNLADDDYGSRLLYAGISLKVADEQSQALLTEHMPEVRSRLLMLLSGKQAADLASQEDKRRLAEQVKATLEAPMVEPQPELAIENVLFTEFIVQ from the coding sequence ATGGCGACATCCAGCGGAGGTTCCCGGAAACTGCTGTGGCTACTGGTGGTGCTGGTGGTGATCGCCTCCTCGGCGGCGGCCACGGCCCTGTTCATGGTCATGAGCGGCGACGGGGACGACGGCAAGGCCATGGCTCAGGAGCCCGAGACCATCGAGCACAAGGCCCCGATCTTCGTGGAGATCGAACCCTTCACCGTCAACCTGGCCGACGACGACTACGGGTCACGGCTGCTCTACGCCGGCATCTCGCTCAAGGTTGCCGACGAGCAGAGCCAGGCGCTGCTGACCGAACACATGCCCGAGGTGCGCAGCCGCCTGCTGATGCTGCTCTCCGGCAAGCAGGCCGCCGACCTCGCCTCGCAGGAAGACAAGCGGCGCCTCGCCGAACAGGTGAAGGCCACCCTCGAGGCACCGATGGTGGAGCCGCAGCCGGAACTGGCCATCGAGAACGTGCTGTTCACCGAATTCATCGTGCAATGA
- the fliN gene encoding flagellar motor switch protein FliN, whose product MTDPNKPDDQNLDDEWAAAMSEQEGDATPSEEEDPWAAAMAEQAAAEEAEGDDAPAADSGAAAQPASDSVFQPLEGGQDKAVPRDLEMIMDIPVKLTVELGRTKLTIKQLLELAQGSVIELEGLAGEPMDILINGYLIAQGEVVVVDDKYGIRITEIITPSERVQKLNR is encoded by the coding sequence ATGACTGATCCCAACAAGCCCGACGATCAGAACCTCGACGACGAATGGGCGGCCGCCATGTCCGAACAGGAGGGCGATGCCACGCCGAGCGAGGAGGAGGATCCCTGGGCCGCCGCCATGGCCGAGCAGGCCGCCGCCGAGGAAGCCGAGGGTGACGATGCCCCCGCCGCGGACAGCGGCGCCGCAGCGCAGCCGGCCAGCGACAGCGTCTTCCAGCCGCTGGAGGGAGGCCAGGACAAGGCGGTGCCCCGCGATCTCGAGATGATCATGGACATCCCGGTCAAGCTGACCGTGGAGCTGGGTCGCACCAAGCTGACCATCAAGCAGCTGCTGGAGCTCGCCCAGGGTTCCGTGATCGAGCTCGAGGGGCTGGCCGGCGAACCGATGGACATCCTGATCAACGGCTACCTGATCGCCCAGGGCGAGGTGGTGGTGGTGGATGACAAGTACGGCATCCGCATCACCGAGATCATCACGCCCTCCGAGCGCGTCCAGAAGCTGAATCGATGA
- the flgL gene encoding flagellar hook-associated protein FlgL produces the protein MRISTLTIFNQSVGSLNQQQAKFNDVSQQIASGRRVTSPSDDPQAAARAVGVSQSLAITEQYTDSRVSARTALEQSESVLNSVSDSITSAKTLLIQGANDTLSEADRQSVAYELRGVYNTLLGQANAADGNGNYLFGGYKDDEAPFVQGGGTVTYEGDDKVREQRIDASRLMPVGASGGDIFGADGDDAALFTTLESAIGKLESGSGDLGVEMDSLDDHLDTVLTERASMGARLNELDVVDGVSSNRTLNYEQTRSDLVDLDYVEAISEYSLRQVGLQASQQTFANMKGMSLFQYL, from the coding sequence ATGCGCATCAGTACCCTCACCATCTTCAATCAGAGCGTCGGCTCGCTCAATCAGCAGCAGGCCAAGTTCAACGACGTCAGCCAGCAGATCGCCAGCGGTCGCCGGGTGACGAGCCCGTCCGACGATCCCCAGGCGGCCGCTCGGGCCGTGGGCGTCAGTCAGTCGCTGGCCATTACCGAGCAGTACACCGATTCGCGAGTCAGTGCACGAACGGCCCTCGAACAGTCGGAGAGCGTGCTCAACAGCGTCAGCGATTCGATCACCAGCGCCAAGACGCTGCTGATCCAGGGCGCCAACGACACCCTCAGCGAGGCGGACCGGCAGTCCGTGGCCTATGAGTTGAGAGGGGTCTACAACACCCTGCTTGGCCAGGCCAACGCCGCCGACGGCAATGGCAACTATCTGTTCGGCGGCTACAAGGACGACGAGGCGCCCTTCGTTCAGGGCGGTGGCACGGTCACTTATGAAGGAGACGACAAGGTGCGCGAGCAGCGCATCGATGCTTCTCGCCTGATGCCGGTGGGTGCCAGCGGTGGCGACATCTTCGGCGCCGACGGCGACGATGCCGCACTCTTCACCACGTTGGAGTCGGCCATTGGCAAGCTGGAGTCCGGAAGCGGCGATCTGGGCGTCGAGATGGACAGCCTGGACGACCATCTGGATACCGTCCTGACGGAGCGGGCCTCCATGGGGGCGCGTCTCAACGAGCTGGACGTGGTGGATGGCGTCAGCAGCAACCGCACCCTGAACTACGAGCAGACCCGGTCCGATCTGGTCGATCTCGACTACGTCGAGGCGATCTCCGAATACAGCCTGCGTCAGGTCGGTCTGCAGGCGTCCCAGCAGACCTTCGCCAACATGAAGGGCATGTCGCTCTTCCAGTATCTCTGA
- the fliJ gene encoding flagellar export protein FliJ, whose protein sequence is MSRTALDNLTELAREARDQAGQKLAGDRRSADQIIAQLESLQRYRAEYAARLQTALRDGIDPASMHNYQRFLASLDDALARARQALVEQQRRVERSQRHWQQEQRRLSAYDTLAERRADAMRKAEQRREQRATDELVTQRWLRRDSVPSGY, encoded by the coding sequence ATGAGCCGCACCGCACTCGACAACCTCACCGAACTGGCCCGGGAGGCCCGCGACCAGGCCGGTCAGAAGCTCGCCGGCGACCGTCGCAGCGCCGACCAGATCATCGCCCAGCTGGAGTCTCTGCAGCGCTACCGAGCGGAGTACGCCGCTCGCCTCCAGACGGCCCTGCGTGACGGCATCGATCCGGCCAGCATGCACAACTATCAGCGCTTCCTGGCCTCGCTGGACGACGCCCTCGCCCGCGCCCGCCAGGCCCTGGTCGAACAGCAGCGCCGCGTCGAGCGCAGCCAGCGCCACTGGCAGCAGGAACAGCGCCGCCTGAGCGCCTACGACACCCTCGCCGAGCGGCGAGCCGATGCCATGCGCAAGGCAGAACAGCGGCGCGAACAGCGCGCCACCGACGAACTGGTGACCCAGCGCTGGCTGCGCCGGGACAGCGTACCGAGCGGCTACTAG
- the flgJ gene encoding flagellar assembly peptidoglycan hydrolase FlgJ, with the protein MSLDAPDTARGQFALDIQGLERLKHNDSGEGLKGAAQQFEALFVQMMVKSMREAVPTSGLLQSQAGDMYQEMLDKQWSQSVAERGLGLADQLVAQLEGSVGGRDASASSHRNIEALIAGIPRGTPRPLTDALMAEPDTGARAEGDASSAPTSFLEALQTGVDEPASAVADPAAMADRPEHVQAFLARLAGPAREASRESGVPAELILAQAALETGWGRREIPTADGGNSHNLFGIKAGSRWQGETTEILTHEVIDGRRQAVRDRFRVYDSFQAAFADYARLIGDNPRYAGVSSAATPDQAARALQRGGYATDPAYADKLIAVMDTLGPLPEGQRLASR; encoded by the coding sequence ATGAGCCTGGATGCTCCCGACACCGCCCGCGGCCAGTTCGCCCTGGACATCCAGGGCCTGGAGCGCCTCAAGCACAATGATTCCGGCGAGGGCCTGAAGGGCGCCGCCCAGCAGTTCGAGGCCCTGTTCGTGCAGATGATGGTCAAGAGCATGCGCGAGGCGGTGCCGACCTCGGGGCTGCTCCAGAGCCAGGCCGGCGACATGTATCAGGAGATGCTCGACAAGCAGTGGTCGCAGAGCGTGGCCGAGCGTGGCCTGGGGCTGGCCGACCAGCTGGTGGCCCAGCTCGAGGGCTCGGTCGGCGGGCGCGATGCCTCGGCCTCGAGTCACCGCAACATCGAGGCGCTGATCGCCGGGATTCCCCGCGGCACGCCGCGCCCGCTGACCGATGCGCTGATGGCCGAGCCGGACACTGGCGCGCGGGCCGAGGGTGACGCGTCATCGGCGCCGACCTCCTTCCTCGAGGCGCTTCAGACCGGCGTGGATGAGCCGGCGTCCGCCGTGGCGGATCCGGCCGCGATGGCGGACCGGCCCGAGCACGTTCAGGCCTTCCTAGCCAGGCTCGCCGGCCCGGCCCGTGAGGCCAGCCGCGAGAGCGGCGTGCCGGCCGAGCTGATCCTCGCCCAGGCGGCGCTGGAGACCGGCTGGGGGCGGCGCGAGATTCCCACCGCCGACGGCGGCAACAGCCATAACCTGTTCGGCATCAAGGCCGGCAGCCGCTGGCAGGGCGAGACCACCGAGATCCTGACCCATGAGGTGATCGACGGCCGTCGCCAGGCGGTGCGCGATCGCTTCCGCGTCTATGACTCCTTCCAGGCAGCGTTCGCCGACTACGCCCGTCTGATCGGCGACAATCCTCGCTATGCCGGCGTCAGTTCGGCCGCGACGCCCGACCAGGCGGCCCGGGCCCTGCAGCGCGGCGGTTATGCCACCGACCCGGCCTATGCCGACAAGCTGATCGCGGTCATGGACACCCTGGGGCCACTGCCCGAGGGCCAGCGACTGGCGTCACGCTGA
- the flgK gene encoding flagellar hook-associated protein FlgK, with product MSIFSTGLSGLNAAQNALASTSNNISNVYTPGYNREVTVLGESGTGTGGVQVNDIQRQFNRYVADQLNDATSKTSALETYGTQVEQIDNLLADEAAGLSPLMQDFFSSMEDLASAPSDPAARQGVLGSADTLSAQFRSFDGYLQDMQNGINGQIEDEVTQINNTTEQLGSINREIALARAKQGEAPNALLNQRDQLVHELSERMDLRLNIQDGKSYNVSLPNGQPLVMGDRSFKLEAMASPEDPQRTVVGYPDSSGNVRALDEDAISGGTLGGLMDFRAETLDKTQNQIGQMAVSLAVAVNRQHAEGIDLNGDAGGEFFSIGEPRAFSAERNTGTAEIAGAAFDADSIDQLKATDYTVRVTDAAAPAFEVMREDTGAVLEAADVDYAGGELSFGGLTLSFDDPAGLADNDRFVVQPVRRAAGGLESAIGDTDRIAAAGPGGGSGNNENALALQDIQQKSVVGGSASLSEAYASLVSDVGNRTNIVQVNLEAQQGLSQQLEAVQQSESGVNLDEEAANLIRYQQYYQANAKVIDTATSVLDTVLGLRG from the coding sequence ATGAGCATCTTCTCCACCGGCCTCAGCGGCCTCAACGCCGCCCAGAACGCCCTGGCGTCCACCAGCAACAACATCAGCAACGTCTACACGCCCGGCTACAACCGCGAGGTGACCGTGCTGGGGGAGAGCGGCACGGGCACGGGCGGGGTGCAGGTCAACGATATCCAGCGCCAGTTCAACCGCTATGTCGCCGACCAGCTGAATGACGCCACCAGCAAGACCAGCGCGCTGGAAACCTACGGCACCCAGGTGGAGCAGATCGACAACCTGCTGGCCGACGAGGCCGCCGGGCTCTCGCCGCTGATGCAGGACTTCTTCTCCTCGATGGAGGACCTGGCCAGCGCACCCTCCGACCCGGCCGCCCGCCAGGGCGTGCTCGGCTCGGCGGATACCCTGAGCGCCCAGTTCCGCTCCTTCGACGGCTACCTCCAGGACATGCAGAACGGCATCAACGGCCAGATCGAGGACGAGGTCACCCAGATCAACAACACCACCGAGCAGCTGGGCTCGATCAACCGCGAGATCGCCCTGGCACGTGCCAAGCAGGGCGAGGCGCCCAATGCGCTGCTCAACCAGCGCGACCAGCTGGTCCACGAGCTCAGCGAGCGCATGGACCTGCGTCTCAACATCCAGGACGGCAAGTCCTACAACGTCAGCCTGCCCAATGGCCAGCCGTTGGTGATGGGCGATCGCAGCTTCAAGCTGGAAGCCATGGCCTCGCCGGAAGATCCTCAGCGCACCGTGGTCGGCTATCCGGACTCCAGCGGCAACGTCCGAGCCCTGGACGAGGACGCCATCAGCGGCGGGACTCTGGGCGGGCTGATGGACTTCCGAGCCGAGACCCTGGACAAGACCCAGAACCAGATCGGCCAGATGGCGGTCTCGCTGGCGGTGGCGGTCAACCGACAGCATGCCGAAGGCATCGACCTGAACGGCGACGCGGGCGGCGAGTTCTTCAGTATCGGTGAGCCGCGAGCCTTCTCGGCCGAGCGCAACACGGGCACCGCCGAGATCGCCGGGGCGGCCTTCGATGCCGACAGCATCGATCAGCTCAAGGCCACCGACTATACGGTGCGCGTCACCGACGCCGCGGCGCCGGCCTTCGAGGTGATGCGCGAGGACACCGGGGCCGTACTGGAGGCCGCCGACGTCGACTATGCCGGCGGCGAGCTGAGCTTCGGCGGCCTGACCCTGAGCTTCGACGATCCTGCCGGCCTGGCCGACAACGATCGCTTCGTGGTCCAGCCGGTTCGTCGTGCCGCGGGTGGCCTGGAGAGCGCCATCGGCGATACCGACAGGATCGCCGCGGCCGGTCCGGGGGGCGGCTCTGGGAACAACGAGAACGCCCTGGCCCTGCAGGATATTCAGCAGAAGAGCGTGGTGGGCGGTTCGGCCTCGCTGAGCGAGGCCTATGCCTCCCTGGTCAGCGACGTCGGCAACCGGACCAATATCGTCCAGGTCAATCTGGAGGCCCAGCAGGGGCTCAGCCAGCAGCTGGAGGCCGTCCAGCAGTCCGAGTCCGGGGTCAACCTGGATGAAGAGGCGGCCAACCTGATCCGTTACCAGCAGTACTACCAGGCCAACGCCAAGGTCATCGATACCGCCACCTCGGTGCTCGACACCGTGCTCGGTCTGCGCGGTTGA
- the fliO gene encoding flagellar biosynthetic protein FliO, which produces MSESASGAVADGLGGGEALIGMATLGKTAAALALVLAIIVACSLLLRRLNGGGRGQGQRPRLVGSTSIGQRERVVIVEVEGTWLVLGVGGGQVNKLHELPAPESPATAPAFSEDDGFAARFAKALRHNAGLGRHDRDRP; this is translated from the coding sequence ATGAGCGAGAGCGCATCCGGTGCCGTCGCCGATGGCCTGGGCGGCGGCGAGGCGCTGATCGGCATGGCCACCCTGGGCAAGACCGCCGCGGCCCTGGCGCTGGTGCTGGCGATCATCGTCGCCTGCAGCCTGCTACTCAGACGGCTCAACGGTGGCGGGCGCGGCCAGGGCCAGCGTCCGCGCCTGGTGGGCAGCACCAGCATCGGCCAGCGCGAGCGGGTGGTGATCGTCGAGGTCGAGGGCACCTGGCTGGTGCTGGGCGTCGGCGGAGGCCAGGTGAACAAGCTCCACGAGTTGCCGGCCCCCGAGTCGCCGGCGACAGCTCCCGCCTTCTCCGAGGACGACGGCTTCGCCGCCCGCTTCGCCAAGGCCCTGCGTCACAACGCCGGGCTGGGCCGACACGACCGGGATCGCCCATGA